A stretch of DNA from Candidatus Hydrogenedentota bacterium:
TCGTGTTCATTCGCGGTTCTAATTCCTATTCTAATATCATTGAGTGAGCACTAACGGTTCGGCCCGCAGACCATTTAATCCACTCGTTCGTTCGATAAGCTCCGGACCAGCATCCTGTCTGGCGTGAAAGGCCCCCCATGCTCCCCAACTCTCCCGAGACGACGCAGGGCGAACTTGCGCCGCCGGTCCGGCTGGAGGGGGTGGTGAAGCGGATTGTGTTCGAGAGTGCGGAGACGGGTTTCGTGGTGGGGCGCCTGGAAGTCCCGGGGGAATGGGAGCTGGTCACCTTCGTGGGCAATCTGCTGGCGGTCTCCGAGGGCGAGACCATCCGGCTGACGGGCCAGTGGGTGGAGGACAAGAAATTCGGGCGGCAACTTCGGGTGGAGACCTTCGAGACGGTGGTCCCCACAACGGTGGCGGGTATCGAGAAATACCTGGGATCCGGCCTGATCGAGGGCATCGGCCCCACCTACGCGAAGCGCCTGGTGGAGGCCTTCGGCGTGGAGACGCTCCGGGTGATCGAGCAGGAGCCGGAGCGCCTCCGGAAGGTTCCGGGCATCGGCAAGAAGCGCGCGGCGCAGATCCGCGAGAGCTGGGCGTCGCAGCGGGCGGTGCAGTCCATCATGATCTTCCTGCAGGGGCACGGGATCACGCCGGCGCAGGCGGTGAAGATCTACCAGGCCTACGGCGACGGCGCGATGGCCATTCTCCGGAACAACCCGTACCGCCTGGCGGAGGATATCGCGGGGATTTCGTTCAAGGGCGCGGACAAAATCGCCGCGGAACTGGGCATTGCGAAGGATTCCGAGGCCCGGCTGGAGGCGGGCGTGGCGCATGCGCTGCAACAGGCCACGCTGGGGGGCCATCTGTTCCTGCCGGCGGGCGAGCTGGTGGAAGAGGCGGTGGCGCTGCTGGACATCGCGCGCGAGCAAGTGGCCGCGGCGCTGGATCGCGCGGCCCTGGCGGGGCGCATCGTGCGTGATGGCGAGGCCTGCTACCCGCCGAAGCTCCACGAAGCGGAGACGGGCGCGGCGGACTACCTCAAGCGCCTGATCAGCACGCCGTCGGAAAGCATTGAAATCCTGAACATGGAAAACGCCCTGAAGTGGGTGCAGAAGAAGCTCCAGATCGCGCTGGCCCCGGAGCAGCAGGAGGCGATCCGGACCGGGCTCCAGTCGAAGGTGATGGTGATTACGGGCGGCCCGGGCACGGGCAAGACGACGGTGATCAACAGTCTCCTCGCCATTCTCGATCGCAAGAACGTCTCGTATGCGCTGGCGGCGCCGACGGGGCGCGCGGCGAAGCGCCTGGAGGAGGCCACGGACCGCGAGGCGCAGACCATCCACCGCCTGCTGGAGTTCAGCCCGAAGTTCGGCGGGTTCACCCGCTGCGAGACGGATCCGCTCCTGTGCGACCTGGTGGTGGTCGATGAGGCGTCGATGATCGACATGCAGCTCATGTTCTCGCTCGTGAAGGCGATTCCCCCCTTCGGGCGGCTGATCCTCGTGGGCGATATTGACCAGCTGCCGTCGGTCGGCGC
This window harbors:
- a CDS encoding ATP-dependent RecD-like DNA helicase → MLPNSPETTQGELAPPVRLEGVVKRIVFESAETGFVVGRLEVPGEWELVTFVGNLLAVSEGETIRLTGQWVEDKKFGRQLRVETFETVVPTTVAGIEKYLGSGLIEGIGPTYAKRLVEAFGVETLRVIEQEPERLRKVPGIGKKRAAQIRESWASQRAVQSIMIFLQGHGITPAQAVKIYQAYGDGAMAILRNNPYRLAEDIAGISFKGADKIAAELGIAKDSEARLEAGVAHALQQATLGGHLFLPAGELVEEAVALLDIAREQVAAALDRAALAGRIVRDGEACYPPKLHEAETGAADYLKRLISTPSESIEILNMENALKWVQKKLQIALAPEQQEAIRTGLQSKVMVITGGPGTGKTTVINSLLAILDRKNVSYALAAPTGRAAKRLEEATDREAQTIHRLLEFSPKFGGFTRCETDPLLCDLVVVDEASMIDMQLMFSLVKAIPPFGRLILVGDIDQLPSVGAGNVLMDIIASQTAPVVRLETIFRQSEQSGIVVNAHRINTGEIPIFNTEDFFLIDRPDPARALETIVEIVTERLPKKFNLDPIHDIQVLSPMRRGDTGTVRINEALQAAMNPEGAPIARRDLRQGDKVMQLRNNYELDVYNGDVGVIARADEEAKEVEVAYDGQRRVLYRFDELDDLGLAYAMTVHKSQGSEYPAVVIPMLGQHYMMLQRNVLYTGITRGKRLVVLVGEEKAIAMAVRNSRISRRNTRLAERMRNRR